The Salmo salar chromosome ssa02, Ssal_v3.1, whole genome shotgun sequence genome segment TTGCGTGACCGGTCAGTAATTCAGCCAGGAATACTACAAGGTTTAGATAGCAACTTACCTAGCAATCTTTaacatgttagctgacatggctaattgagtgactgtcagtgactgacataacaagagaaaatctgatgatgcacaaccacatttcaaaattgcaccttgttTGTTCTACTATTGTAACTAACAGTAAGTTAAGACCCCGACTGACTTCCTAAAACAAATTGATGATTGGGGGGGGTGTTCGTAGGGCCCTAAGAGTCCGCTTACATCGCTTATGCCTAGAGACGGCACTGGGCGTACCCATATCAAGGGATATATCATGAGGTGCCGTGTCCATTCTATTTAGCTATATATCTACACTTCTTACATATCACTTAGTCTACAGAGTAAATGTCCTGATGCCTGCCCCCTTCCCTCCAGGCCCAGCGGGCAGCCATGCAGCCTGACGAGCTGAGTAGCGACGCCCAGCGCAGTGCCACCgggctgggggaggaggagagggccaTCTCCACCTTCGAGGAGGCCTTCAGACGCATCAAGGAGGCCACGGGGGTCACTGACACACGGGTACGGAGAAGAGGTCATTTTATATGATTCTTTCATTTTGTGTGCGTTTTGTGTGTCTTTGTATGCAAGTGTGTGCGTGGTACATGTGTGTTAGTTTGTCTGTGCACTTACTGTATCCATGTATGTGTATGCAAGTGTTGTGTGTTTTTCAgctatttatatgtgtgtgtgtgtgtattaatctatatgtgtgtgtgtgtgggtgcgtgcgtaTTAATctatatgtgcgtgtgtgtgtgtgtgtgcgtgcgtgcgtgtatgtgtgcgtgcgtgtgtgttcatCCATCTCCGTGTCCCTATGCAGGAGGTGGTGGAGAGGTTCATCTCCCAGGGAGACACCCAGCAGCACCTGGAGGATCTGAAGAAGGAGAACCAGgtaaccctgctacagctgaagGAGGACAGGGACCGTCTGCAGGAACACTTCCAGGACATCAAGTACTCCGGGGAGACCAAGCTCTCCAGGTCAGTgggcaggggttagaggtcaaggGTTAGGGATTACATAGCAAGCAAACATAGCAGACCAGAGAAGTTGTAAGCGGATGCTGACACCTTCAACGGAAGGTATTATTTATTAAAACAGTGACCCTCAGAACAGATCCTTGACGATTGTACATTGTGGGAGAAGACCAATCAAGCAACTTGTTGTTGTACAGAAGTTGGTCTGGAAGGTTTCTCTCCTAGTGTTGAGTTGAGTGTGTCTGTAAAGTCATTCTGATGGATATTTCTTACTGTCCTGTCTTCTACAGTGGTCAGCAGATGCTGGAGGACTGTAAGCGCCACCTGCAGGCGGAGCAGGGGAGGCGCGACGCCGCCAAGGAACGTCTGGACTGGCTGACCCGTACCCTGAACACGGTCCGGGCCGGGGTGGAACACCTATCTGACAAACTGCAGCACATCAAGCTGGTACAGAGAAGACCCCATTAACAATATAATGTACACTGACCTGAGACCTGTCCGATTCTTTAGATCAAGTTGCATTGGGAAACCTTGTAAATAAATGTGAAGGTGCTCAGAAACATTATGTCAATTGTGTCCTCgaacaccttctcccctcctccaggGTGAGGGCCCGGAGCCCCAGCTGCCCCCCGGCTCAGAGGAGTACGTGGTGGAGCTGCTGTCCCAGTCAGAGCAGAAGCTGCTGTTACTGCAGGAGGAGCTCCAGGGGAAGGACCTGGCCGCCGTCAtgaaggagatggaggaagaggaggtggggagagggaggaggagaggtgggggtaaggggagggaaaggggaaggaCATGGCGGCCATCatgaaggagatggaggagaggatcagagatAGGACTCTTCCTTATTCGTTAAACATTGACTGTTGTTGCCATAGAAATTTAAAGAATAGAAAAGACCCTTAGACCAGGCCAATTTGACAGTACCCATGTGTACACTCATTATTTTTCGGTGGTTGCTGCTCCCCACAGTGAATTGggtattgtagagacagacaggtgttTCAGACAGTACATGGAGCACCTACTCAAATAGGTCCTGCCAGGGTAAAGCTTTATGACCTGAAACCATCTGCTTATTTTCCATCCATTCGCTACTGTACTCCCAAGATTTTTACCAGCCCCGCCAGCCAGACTAGATGCTACATACAGACCATGTTCTTTAATCTGTGCACTGGTGCTTGAATAGCTTATCTGTTCCTGGATGGAAATACGGCCATTAGGTGTTTGATCTTGATTATTAACGAGTCACAGCCAGCCGGCCACCTTGAAGtctggtgtgtgtttgagtgctCAGGAGTCAGAGGGTACGGGTAGTTCAGGAGTCAGAGGGTACGGGTAGTTCAGGAGTCAGAGGGTACGGGTAGTTCAGGAGTCAGAGGGTACGGGTTGTTCAGGAGTCAGCGGGTACGGATTGTTCAGGAGTCAGAGGGTACGGGTAGTTCAGGAGTCAGAGGGTACGGGTTGTTCAGGAGTCAGCGGGTACGGGTTGTTCAGGAGTCAGCGGGTACGGGTAGTTCAGGAGTCAGAGGGTACGGGTAGTTCAGCAGTCAGAGGGTACGGGTTGTTCAGGAGTCAGAGGGTACGGGTAGTTCAGCAGTCAGAGGGTACGGGTTGTTCAGCAGTCAGAGGGTACGGGTTGTTCAGGAGTCAGAGGGTACGGGTTGTTCAGGAGTCAAAGGGTACGGGTTGTTCAGGAGTCAGAGGGTACGGGTTGTTCAGCAGTCATAGGGTACGGGTTGTTCAGGAGTCAGAGGGTACGGGTTGTTCAGCAGTCAGAGGGTACGGGTAGTTCAGCAGTCAGAGGGTACGGGTTGTTCAGCAGTCAGAGGGTACGGGTTGTTCAGGAGTCAGAGGGTACGGGTTGTTCAGGAGTCAGAGGGTACGGGTTGTTCAGCAGTCAGAGGGTACGGGTTGTTCAGCAGTCAGAGGGTACGGGTAGTTCAGGAGTCAGAGGGTACGGGTTGTTCAGGAGTCAGAGGGTACGGGTTGTTCAGCAGTCAGAGGGTACGGGTTGTTCAGGAGTCAGAGGGTACGGGTTGTTCAGGGGTCAGAGGGTACGGGTTGTTCAGGAGTCAGAGGGTACGGGTTGTTCAGGAGTCAGAGGGTACGGGTAGTGGTATACCGTTAGCGCTTGTGATGTAGCAATGTCTGTCTGGGATTCTCTAATGATGTTGGCTTTGACTGGTCTCAAGTTGTATGCCTTTACATTTTGAAGGCATAagccctggtcccagatctttgTGCTTtatagccaactcctatggttgAATTAACAGATCTCCTTGACTAACATGTTCCCTTTGACATCTTATTATGATGAGAacaactgtctctctgtgtctgtggtgttgtgtctgtgtcagtTCCATGCCAGCATCGAGGGGAAGCTGCCCCATTGCAACACCCGCATCAAGCTGCCTGAGGCTCAGAGACAGGACCCATATGATGGTGAGATGGGATCAGACGCAatactgcatacacacacacagacacactcatctcgcaatccctctctcttttccctctctttcagaagaggaggagagcgggGACGATGAGGGTGACATTATCACCAGGGCGATACTGAAGCACCAGTCTCAGCTCATCATCGACTCCAAGACTAAGAGGAAGACCAGGACCAAGAAGAAAAAGGGCAAgctctgatcctagatcagttagGCTGGCTAGAGGTCACAagagccatagaaatataattgctAGAATGGGGATGTCAGctctagtaattatatttctatgacgAGAGCAGCCATGAGTTTGTGTTTAGTGTGAGGTCATAGGTCATATTTGTGCCCTGGATTGAGTGAAAATACCTTTGCTTGAGATGGCATAGGGGACTTTAGGGAAATCTTACTCCTCACATATAATTATTCAGTTAGCTAAATAATTATATTCCTTATTAACTAATGGAATACACAGTAAATGTATATTGTACATTTGATGATACTGTAGCTAGGGGAACGTTGTGGTGACAGATCATATAGTACCTTGCAGTCACCACATTAGCTACTTTATGGATGCAAGACTTGATTTTATcacaaagcagttcaacacaaaaTAATTGATTTCCCACTTGCACCACTGATTTGTAGATTATAAAATTGTAATCAAAATAGGAATGAAAATCAATAAAAAGCTTGATTTGAAGGATTACTCAATCTTTGGTTAGGTAAGATTTCTCTaatgcaggggtgtcaaacacacAGCCCGTGGTACGTTTGttttgtataatatatatatatattttaatctgcattgaaatgacttaaatattgaaactgtgtagaaatcagggcttgacattaacctgtttagccACTTGTCCTTTGGACAAGTAGGACAGAATTTTTACTTGTTTCTGAAGTCACTTGTACCCCCAAAAAAAGGTCTGTCACACAGGCCAAAAGAGTGACTGAAAATGAGTGAAGTACACATATCCGTGGGaattaggggtgctgagggtgcagCAGCACCCCCTAATAAATGATTACTCCTGTACGATTACTGCTGTATGATTACTGCTGTATGATTACTGCTGTATGATTACTCCTGTATGATTACTCCTGTATGATTACTCCTGTATGATTACTGCTGTATGATTACTCCTGTATGATTACTGCTGTGTGACCCTGTGTGTGCCGAAGTGTGCAGATGGAGCAGTGACACAGTCAACGATGGCTGGCTGTGCGTCTTGTGATAGGTTGTAAATCATTGTGGACTGCAGAGCAACTCTGCTCTCCTCACAACTGGATAACTATACACTGATTCACATCTAGGCTACTTACTATATGCCAGTATGTGTTGTAAGTAGGTTTCACATGGCTAGAATAACATGGAAATAAGTCTAGGCCAACTACGCATCATTTCTTTCATCAGCTTTCCTCAGCTGAAGCCTAAGTTTTCCTTTGACTCCTCATTATATTTGTCGATCTTGGTATTGCTCAATTTCAGTTCTTGTGGCCTAAAATATATGTAATTCAAAATAAATCTGTGAATGAGAATAGCATAGACTCCGACTTTCATAATTATTCCCATTTGAAAGCTGCAACTTTAGGACATTAAACACTTCATTAGAATTGTTTGTAAAATACTCTTCATAACTTTAATTTGTCAATGCTTTTATGATATTTCAGTTAGTAGGATTAGGCTTTTGGTCGTTCGGTTCGCATTCCTAGAATGCATGCATCATTTCTGACTTATAATGCGTTGGTCAACTGTCAAGGCTTGTTCAAAATTATATCTTTCTATTGTATCTTATATCTCTCTCATTACTACCTTAGGCCTCCCATGTGTTTGGGGTATTCTAAAACaacttaaaactttctgagatagCCTAGAACTCCGTTTGATTAATTCAATGTTTGATCATGAAATTGCGCGGCAGGAGAAACCTAGCATGTATTTAGCTGAAAGAATGGTGTACTAGGCCAAGTCATATTCATATAAAACGGAGAGGAAATAGAACATTTGGGATTCTATAACAATAAGACACCGGAGTGTCCGCTATTAAAATAGACTGACTATTGGCCCAGATCATCCGATAttcaagaaagagagaaaaaaaaaagaagattcTGACCTGATATTTTGCGCTGCTTTGGTGAGACTCTTAGCTCTGTCTACATTGTCCTCTTGCTTTTTGTAAATTTAACATTTGTTGAAATAGGCTATAGCAAATAGGAATATAGGCAATTTACTACCCTGCTGTCTGATCCAATTCTGACCGGAGTAATTGTTTGATATTGTGATTTTTTTGTACTGAAATCTATATATTCTGGTTGTCCAACATTTGTTTTACTTGCCCCACGCAAGTGGACAAACCTTAAGGTCGAGCCTTGGAAATGATAATAGCCCTACATCTACAGTCTCTTCACTCTGCCCAGCTTCCTAACCGTCATCGGAACAAAAGCAAGACAATCAGGGAGCATGGGAAAATTCCAAAAGCAATGGATAGAGATTTTTGCTAATTTTGCCAGCGAAGAAACATAATCAATTTAAAGTGAGGCCCTCTTGACCTCGGGGAAGACTGAATGCGGCACTCCTGCTCTAATTTTGAACAGGGTTTCCCAACTGCCGGCCCGCGGGTGCTCaatttatttgtaattatgttccgatcccctgaccatccactcaagaagaAATCGTCCTGCGGCTGAatgtagttgatgatccctgatttTGTAGAATATACAATAGAAAAAAACTGTTGAATTAGTCATGCTATGCTTCCTTTCCCTATTTCTCCGTAAAGCTGGTAAAAGAAACTCCATTTATAACAGGCCATGTTGTTACAACAGAAATGTTATATGGCATCTTCTTGTTGGCACAACAGatattctctctcttttgtacTGCTTGTATTTACTTCCTCTGTTTTAGCAAGAAAAGCTGGGCTGttctcagatctgtttgtactgACTTGCCAAATcatatggtcattgtcatgccaaacatggtAGCCTACCCACGAAAACATTTCCTTCACTATTACTCACACTTGGGTCTCCGGAGTGgcacagctgtctaaggcactgcatctcagtgcaaggggCGTCACTGcgagtccctggttcaaatccaggttgcatcacatccagccatgattgggagtcccatagggtggcacacaattggcccagtgttgtttgGGCGGGGTatgcgtcattgtaaataagaatttgttcttaactgacttgcctggttaaataaaacatttaaataatattCTGTCTCTTACCTGGCTGCATTAGAATTTTGGACCCACTGTCTTTACACATCAATCACGCCattctgtactgtatgtctttACAATATGAAACCAAACACCAACTTTAATTTGTGTACTGTACACACTCTGAAACTGAAAATAATTGAATAAGTGTTTACCCTGACAATATAGTGTATTTGAATGAAACTACCGGTACCAAGTATATTGACACATCCACTATATACCTAAGGTATTGTGAATAGTATGAAAGCATCACTTGGTTTCATAAGAGCAGGTCACCTGTTTCTGTTCTTTACTTTTTCTCTCTTTATGGTCCAAACCCATCTATTGTGAATAACGGGGTCACCTTACGAtccaatacactacactacttaACAAACGAGTGCCATTGTCCATGTTTGACATGAGATCCTGTGTAACATCAGTGGGCTTatgggaaagacacacacctcacctctGAGGAACTACAGAGAACCTCACGCTACTGATCTAAAGACATTCTTTCTGTCTGAGTCGTAGCCTACACCCTTGTGCTATGATTCAATTATCTAGTGTCCTAAttaagaaaatgtatttttttactcTTTTTGCTTTCTCCTTTATACCTGACATTCAATTAgttgggtcattccaccaatCCGTTGCCTTTTGAAAAGTGTAACTTGGTGTCACCTACTTTTTACATTGTCATAAAGTTGaaaatgttcaacttcataaaaacacattttcccatCTGAAGAGGATAAATACATAAAAATACTATACTAAatgcctattaagtgccaaataaagtaacaactGTGGCAGGGTTGacaatttcatcttaaatcagccataaaatcCCTTGTGacggggaatggaagcttgttgggAACCACAGGGAGGTGCAATTGAATGCAagttgggtaacagggttgacgtgttatgcttgACCCACTCAGTTTCCCACCACAAAACACCTGAAAattggccaaaaagagtagaacagtATCTTAAAATGCTTCTTAGATTGATGACACCGGACACATAAGTATATTTTAGTATTTAATTGTAACTTAGAATAACATTCCCTAATGCACCTGGCGTAAGCTACCTGAGGCTTTCTCAAGCATGGTTATATATGGCAGACATAGAAAACAGCTACGGATGCGGAAAGAAAACCCCCGTCTTGAGTCAAACATGCCATCTATTGGTAAACATAGATATACCAGGTTACTACATTCCCCCATTTAAAGCTAATAACCCAATTTATAGCCCAAAGCGGCCAACTAAACATTTTATGATTTTCTCATAACAATCACATGCTATttttatattacattttttttcaaacATGATCTCCCTTACGATCTGAAATAGTCTGGCGGACGTCTCTCTAATAGAGGATCTCAGAGGTGGTGTAGCTGGTGCCACCAGCACTTCACCCCCTGATGGTGAAACAAAGTCCTTTTGTGGAGACTTCACAGGAGGAGGTCGTCCCGAAATGGTTGAGACTTGTTGGTCTCAGGTTGTTTGTTCAACTGCAACTCTGGGGAGCGTTCCAATGTCCTGTCCTGCTCGTTTAAGCATTGATCCATGTCCACGGATGGAACTGGAATTCGAGCTCGGATCTGATCCACGTCTCCTTAGTCTTTGTCCACTTCTGATGATCACAGTATAGGATACTGGTCATGGGCAATCCTCAATTGTAGCTGGAATCCATTTAGGACCAAACCCATAGTTTCTTGTGTAGACATCATCTCCAGGTGAGAAACGTCTGAGTGTGGCTCTGTTGTTATGATTCCGTTTTTGATTCCATTGCTTTTGTTGTATTTTCACTTTCAGGTCTGGCCTAATGAGATCCAAGGTTGATCTTAACCTCCTTGACGTCAGCATTTCTGCAGGTGACAACCCAGTTGTAGCTTGAGGAGTGATCCTGTAGCTAAACAATAATCTGGACACCTTTGTTTCAATGCTGGGCCCTTGCATCttcctcatcccctccttcaAGGTCTGAACCGTATGTTCTGCTAATCCGTTTAAAGATGGGTGAAAAGGGGCCAACGTTACATGCTGAATTCCATTTTGTTTCATGAAACTTGTGAATTCAGTGCTTGTAAAACAAGTAGCATTGTCGCTAACCAACATTTGAGGCAATCCCATGACACTGAAGCTTTGTCTCAACTTCTCAATCGTAGCGTGCGATGTTGACGTGTTCATGGGGTAAACATCTATCCACTTTGAATGAGAATCAATCAGCACAAGGAACATTTTCCCTAGGAAGGTTCCAGCATAGCCCACATGTAGTCCTGTCCATGGTTTTTCTGGCCATTCCCATGGATGTAATGGTGCGGTGGGGGGTGACTTCCTGTTACTCTGACAATCTGTACACAGGCTAACCTCATTTTGCACATCCTGGTCCATCTTTGGCCACCAGACGTATGACCTCGCTAGGCTTTTTATTCCCGACATACCTAGATGCGATTGGTGCAACAACTTCAGTAGCATACCCAGCCCTTGTGATGGGATTACTACTCTTGAACCCCACAGAACACACCCATCTCCAACACTCAAGGCCAAGCGGCGAGCATAGTAAGGCATGATCTGAGGCTCTGTCCCGGTAGGCCATCCTTTCAGGATA includes the following:
- the LOC106589514 gene encoding outer dynein arm-docking complex subunit 3 isoform X2, coding for MPFSAEAIKPPLHDQITELQRKIQLLEGDRSAYYEMSQSSIKKNRNSILQLRQENKRLHKKLANALAGDEQVIKEAFQSRGMEKAAFRNMSGKAALKVLDQKVCDKMKKLNALKHTTQTYRRRLEDLQTLYQNMKLENRGPERDTERRNEEAKSLRVLENRLEKAQLKCQEAEHIMRGYLKLKAHLQEESLTFQSQLDKLEAEILRQRQELKDLQVMNSDALLSKDTAKAELQRQEEQMYRERKDRECILTRYKKEAEDRKAQAERVERRAQRAAMQPDELSSDAQRSATGLGEEERAISTFEEAFRRIKEATGVTDTREVVERFISQGDTQQHLEDLKKENQVTLLQLKEDRDRLQEHFQDIKYSGETKLSSGQQMLEDCKRHLQAEQGRRDAAKERLDWLTRTLNTVRAGVEHLSDKLQHIKLGEGPEPQLPPGSEEYVVELLSQSEQKLLLLQEELQGKDLAAVMKEMEEEEFHASIEGKLPHCNTRIKLPEAQRQDPYDEEEESGDDEGDIITRAILKHQSQLIIDSKTKRKTRTKKKKGKL